In Nematostella vectensis chromosome 2, jaNemVect1.1, whole genome shotgun sequence, one genomic interval encodes:
- the LOC125561079 gene encoding uncharacterized protein LOC125561079 isoform X2: MVSFALHFNERVEPEEIDHKKIQRALKNAKGCSRSIKDILSYSSDVIGNAGGNVITLRFSGDGRKTTKKLGSVMTTFCFPAENSVKRSPEREYCISIYDGKESYDILKATLRGVFDEMKALGRTGILVNGLEYTIDWVMCADWKFMACILGINSPCALYFCIWCECSKRMIRDFSIPQWPITRTLNQCRARVGCPNAKGVQCLPLVDIEFTKVIPDTLHLKLRIMGKLLNQVACWAIEQNVKKAMEEAIEALGVRFCFYDVQDDSGKTTTKWSSLDCDDLETIIRGLDIHAFLGDMENKSITSLDCLTKAQLVEECRKFHLRSTGTKDFLRATLKDHLDRNNIVFEPSSTPTCEKTVLSISELTQVWKSLMVLTDALGANPGDEAYLRADAFQEKARQWGTKFRKATFDEDVIPYIHVLVYHVPQFLEIHGTIHQFNCQTVEKKNHMQNKTFHRGSQKGGKNSNFTVQIMERENRKLFSRENNLERVKRKYQKQ; the protein is encoded by the exons ATGGTCAGTTTTGCCCTACATTTCAATGAGAGGGTTGAGCCTGAGGAGATTGACCATAAAAAGATCCAAAGAGCTCTCAAG AATGCAAAAGGATGTTCAAGATCCATCAAGGACATTCTAAGTTATAGTTCAGATGTCATTGGAAATGCAGGGGGCAATGTTATAACCCTTCGGTTTTCTGGTGATGGTAGAAAAACCACCAAAAAACTCGGGAGTGTTATGACAACCTTCTGCTTTCCAGCAGAAAACTCTGTTAAAAGAAGCCCAGAAAGGGAATACTGTATATCTATATATGATG gCAAGGAGTCATATGACATCCTAAAGGCGACCTTGAGAGGGGTTTTTGATGAGATGAAGGCCCTAGGGAGAACTGGCATTCTTGTTAATGGCCTTGAATACACTATTGATTG GGTGATGTGTGCTGACTGGAAGTTCATGGCGTGTATTCTCGGAATTAATAGTCCCTGTGCCTTGTACTTCTGCATTTGGTGCGAATGCAGCAAAAGGATGATCAGAGACTTTTCTA TCCCACAATGGCCCATAACCAGAACCTTAAACCAGTGCCGTGCACGTGTTGGGTGTCCAAATGCCAAGGGAGTTCAATGTTTACCTCTCGTGGACATTGAATTTACCAAGGTCATACCCGACACCCTGCACCTCAAATTGAGGATCATGGGAAAACTTCTCAACCAG GTTGCTTGCTGGGCTATAGAGCAGAATGTTAAAAAAGCCATGGAAGAAGCAATAGAAGCTTtgg GTGTGAGGTTTTGTTTCTATGATGTCCAGGATGACAGTGGCAAAACCACAACCAAGTGGAGCTCTTTGGATT GTGATGATTTGGAAACTATCATTAGGGGGCTTGATATCCATGCCTTCCTAGGAGACATGGAGAACAAGTCCATCACCAGCCTTGACTGTCTGACCAAAGCCCAGCTAGTGGAGGAATGTAGGAAGTTCCATCTGAGGTCGACAGGCACCAAGGACTTCCTACGTGCCACACTCAAGGATCATCTTGACCGCAACAACATAGTGTTTGAg CCATCGTCCACTCCCACTTGTGAGAAAACAGTTCTTAGCATATCAGAGCTGACACAAGTGTGGAAAAGTTTGATGGTCCTCACTGATGCTCTTGGGGCAAATCCTGGAGATGAAGCATATCTTCGAGCAGATGCTTTTCAAGAAAAGGCCCGCCAATGGGGAACCAAATTTAGAAAGGCCACATTTGATGAG GATGTAATTCCATATATACATG TTCTTGTTTATCATGTCCCCCAATTTTTGGAGATTCATGGCACGATCCACCAGTTCAATTGCCAGACAGTGGAAAAGAAAAACCACATGCAGAACAAGACATTCCACAGGGGTAGCCAGAAAGGGGGGAAAAATAGCAACTTCACTGTACAG ATCATGGAGAGggaaaacagaaaactgtTCAGTAGGGAAAATAATTTGGAAAGGGTCAagagaaaatatcaaaagcagtga
- the LOC125561079 gene encoding uncharacterized protein LOC125561079 isoform X1, with the protein MVSFALHFNERVEPEEIDHKKIQRALKAKDDGDVSDSAYHELKMVAGSSLPSLYGIQKERKAQNAIIPITEFEGNAKGCSRSIKDILSYSSDVIGNAGGNVITLRFSGDGRKTTKKLGSVMTTFCFPAENSVKRSPEREYCISIYDGKESYDILKATLRGVFDEMKALGRTGILVNGLEYTIDWVMCADWKFMACILGINSPCALYFCIWCECSKRMIRDFSIPQWPITRTLNQCRARVGCPNAKGVQCLPLVDIEFTKVIPDTLHLKLRIMGKLLNQVACWAIEQNVKKAMEEAIEALGVRFCFYDVQDDSGKTTTKWSSLDCDDLETIIRGLDIHAFLGDMENKSITSLDCLTKAQLVEECRKFHLRSTGTKDFLRATLKDHLDRNNIVFEPSSTPTCEKTVLSISELTQVWKSLMVLTDALGANPGDEAYLRADAFQEKARQWGTKFRKATFDEDVIPYIHVLVYHVPQFLEIHGTIHQFNCQTVEKKNHMQNKTFHRGSQKGGKNSNFTVQIMERENRKLFSRENNLERVKRKYQKQ; encoded by the exons ATGGTCAGTTTTGCCCTACATTTCAATGAGAGGGTTGAGCCTGAGGAGATTGACCATAAAAAGATCCAAAGAGCTCTCAAG gccaaagatgatggtgatgtttctGACTCAGCATACCATGAGCTAAAGATGGTAGCTGGGTCCAGCTTGCCATCACTGTATGGGATacagaaagagagaaaagCTCAAAATGCAATCATTCCTATTACAGAATTTGAAGGG AATGCAAAAGGATGTTCAAGATCCATCAAGGACATTCTAAGTTATAGTTCAGATGTCATTGGAAATGCAGGGGGCAATGTTATAACCCTTCGGTTTTCTGGTGATGGTAGAAAAACCACCAAAAAACTCGGGAGTGTTATGACAACCTTCTGCTTTCCAGCAGAAAACTCTGTTAAAAGAAGCCCAGAAAGGGAATACTGTATATCTATATATGATG gCAAGGAGTCATATGACATCCTAAAGGCGACCTTGAGAGGGGTTTTTGATGAGATGAAGGCCCTAGGGAGAACTGGCATTCTTGTTAATGGCCTTGAATACACTATTGATTG GGTGATGTGTGCTGACTGGAAGTTCATGGCGTGTATTCTCGGAATTAATAGTCCCTGTGCCTTGTACTTCTGCATTTGGTGCGAATGCAGCAAAAGGATGATCAGAGACTTTTCTA TCCCACAATGGCCCATAACCAGAACCTTAAACCAGTGCCGTGCACGTGTTGGGTGTCCAAATGCCAAGGGAGTTCAATGTTTACCTCTCGTGGACATTGAATTTACCAAGGTCATACCCGACACCCTGCACCTCAAATTGAGGATCATGGGAAAACTTCTCAACCAG GTTGCTTGCTGGGCTATAGAGCAGAATGTTAAAAAAGCCATGGAAGAAGCAATAGAAGCTTtgg GTGTGAGGTTTTGTTTCTATGATGTCCAGGATGACAGTGGCAAAACCACAACCAAGTGGAGCTCTTTGGATT GTGATGATTTGGAAACTATCATTAGGGGGCTTGATATCCATGCCTTCCTAGGAGACATGGAGAACAAGTCCATCACCAGCCTTGACTGTCTGACCAAAGCCCAGCTAGTGGAGGAATGTAGGAAGTTCCATCTGAGGTCGACAGGCACCAAGGACTTCCTACGTGCCACACTCAAGGATCATCTTGACCGCAACAACATAGTGTTTGAg CCATCGTCCACTCCCACTTGTGAGAAAACAGTTCTTAGCATATCAGAGCTGACACAAGTGTGGAAAAGTTTGATGGTCCTCACTGATGCTCTTGGGGCAAATCCTGGAGATGAAGCATATCTTCGAGCAGATGCTTTTCAAGAAAAGGCCCGCCAATGGGGAACCAAATTTAGAAAGGCCACATTTGATGAG GATGTAATTCCATATATACATG TTCTTGTTTATCATGTCCCCCAATTTTTGGAGATTCATGGCACGATCCACCAGTTCAATTGCCAGACAGTGGAAAAGAAAAACCACATGCAGAACAAGACATTCCACAGGGGTAGCCAGAAAGGGGGGAAAAATAGCAACTTCACTGTACAG ATCATGGAGAGggaaaacagaaaactgtTCAGTAGGGAAAATAATTTGGAAAGGGTCAagagaaaatatcaaaagcagtga